In Glycine max cultivar Williams 82 chromosome 15, Glycine_max_v4.0, whole genome shotgun sequence, the DNA window CAGCTCTGAATTGGTCCCCCCTAGAAAGAAGCAGAAAATGCAGCATAGCTACAGTAGCAACTtgcaaataaatgaaaaaagaggGAAAATCAAATTGGCCAGAATTCCAGAAAGTAAATAGGGCTCAGAAAATAGCATTACTGGCTATTTTGTTATTTACCACTTTTGCATCACAATTTTCTGATGAAGTACATTATGCACCTATTCATCCATCGTCAGATATCAGAAAGTTCCAGGCTTTTCAGTTGCTTACATTTAAGCTATTTTCAGCTCAAAGATTATTGATCCCCTTAATTATGATCCATGATCATCATTgctttaaatttcataaattaaatctttagcTTAAAGCAGATTATTCCATTCACCCAAAGCGAAAAAGAGCAGAAGTATAGTGTTTTTGTGAGatataggaaaaagaaaaaactaatggTTAGATGTATGAAATGTTTAGCTGAGGTCAAagaaatttgttaaatattgaCAAGAATCGAATGCAAAGATCAATCAGAAGGTTTCCCCATTAGATCTACCATAAATATGCGATGCAAGATACTTATCACTTGTGATTCTCTCCTCACCAACATCTTTCAGCCATTGAGTTAGAATAACTGTCTCTCAAACCATGACTCTAGATATAGTAACTCCTCATTGCTTATAGAGTGGTCAAGATCAGGATAAGGCTGCAATTAAAATACATGCTAGTATCATGATGAAATCAAGGGGTTCTATTGGAGGTTATAGAAAATTAGTATTCAGTTAAGAAGTTAGATAGGAATGTGCTCTATAAATAAGAGCATTCCATTGTATAACTATAATCTTTTATCAACCATTTTACACTGAGTGTTTTCTATGGAACTCCTCTACTATTCTTCGAGTTTTATGATCTTTGGCCTCATCCAATGGGGCATTACTTGCATTTCTTCTCTGAATTCTAATAGGGTCAACGAATGAATTATTGAATTGTTGAAAACTTGAAATCACAGCCACAGCCAAACACCAATTTTTTCAAGGAAGGGGAAATCTTATTGTCCGGCTTCGAACAAGACTGTTCAATCGACCATTCCTTGGGACCACAATATGGATGTCTGCAGTCTGCAGACTTTTATTTACACTAGGTCTATAAATTAAAtggatgagttttttttttttttttgacagaaaatTAAATGGATGATAAGCATATACCGATTGAATAAAATAGTATTTGGAGACAGAGTATACAAATTAGTATAATGCCTTAATTAAAAACCACATACTCCCCGTTGACTGATATAAAATCACGTATATTGACTGATGTAAAGCACCTATTTGGTTTAAGAAAACATTTCCTGTTTTCACaaagaattataaaaatgtgacatgaatatttttgttttcaccaTTTTATATAcgaatatttgaaaataagaaataaaatgaaaacaagatgATAACTATTTacgaaaatagaaaatagttaAGTTTGTGCCAGCAGGCAGCAGTTATTTCCTTGTTTATTGTGACATGCACATTGTGAACAACTTTAACATAATTAAAGAGATGAAGAGGTAAGTTACAGTTGCAAGGGAGTGGAGGGGAAGGAACAAAACAAAGCTTGGAGCCATCTACTCCTCACCAATTGATGATGTATTCTTCTCAATTACCACTAAATCCTAAGTCCTAACCCAGCGTCCCAGCCCAACTTTTAAATCATACAACCATGCCCAAAAAacagaaatataatatttttattaaaattttcgaTAAAAATATGCCAGCTAAAACCCCAAAAACTAAACAAGACATatcatttacaattttaataaaatatttaaaatgttaatttaattcagtttttaaatgtttaatttaatgatCATAAATACATTAATGTAATACAACTAATActattttcattcatttataaattatattatcttttagtttgatTATTGTAAGtttaaatgattaatatttaaataatattgatttcatttattttttggcatgcttaattaaaaacatctgtatataagtattttttattttatactattttttttttataatttcggTCTACAATTGGAAAACAAATTGCAACTGAAAGtacattaaataaatcaataaaatacattttattacaTGTATggatcataaataaaaaatatgatttaaaattatttgtggatattgttatcttttaatcattatttgtttctaaatttttaaaatgaatagcCATTAAAgccatattaatttttaacaaataaaaggtatatattttattatccatattgataataattggaaaaaaaattcttaatataaTATGAGTAATTACTATTTTAACTTATTGatacacttttctttttttaatcttattattattattttaataaaaatatattcaaacaaCATCGATTTAATTGAATTCATAAATGATTAGTTATAATGCCTTTCAATTTGTTTACCCACAAGACGTTACACAAGTTAAGTTGTTAGTAGTTTGGACCTTCTAAACATATGATAGTGGTTTCAATTCCTAATTTTGTGAATAGAATAATATTTATAGGGAAGAGAAGTTGTCCTTTAGGGATTAGTATAATTATCTAAGActtttaacttttcaaaaaaaatattttttttcttctaaatttgtATAACAAACCGCAACTGAAGTATTAATGTAAATTATAATGAttagatattattttaaattatttatgattactgttaacttttaatcttatcCTTCTAagtatttacatttttattttaaaattttcaagcaCGTGATTATACTAGTTTTCCTCCCCAAACCAAAATAGGTCAACGTGAGAAAAGTGTTGACCGAGTTCAAGACACGCGTCGCAAAGTGATTTGACTACGGTTGCGGAGTGGATCTCCTACATCGTAGATGATTAcggtatataataataatataataatattgtatataaatatgttgtttttctctctttgccGCAGTGTTAGAAGCTGAACCCGTTTCGCCTTCGATCAAAGGGAAGAACAAACATTCAATTCATGGCGGCTGCAAAGCTTCAAGCTTTATGGAATCACCCAGCTGGGCCTAAAACCAGTGAGTTGATTTCGTCGAATTTGTTATTTTCTCGCGCTTCTGATTTTCATTGCTGAGTGGTTGATTTTTTTACCTGAACTTTTTTTCTATACATAAATCAGCGGCAGGATTTGGCATAGATTACgaattttgatttattaatttgataaaaggTCATGTTACTGCTTGATTTACaacctaagttttttttttaaaaaaaaaaaaacctaatttgACATTGGATTGCATCTTGAGAAAAGGGTTTTTTTGTGGTTGAAACGAAACTGTTGGTTAGATATTTGGGAATGTTGGAAACTTGGGCTTCGTCTATTAGTTTAATTTCTGAACATAAGGAGACGGTTGGgtagataaaatgaaaatgagatggATGACCTACAAAAAATTGAATGTTAATATTTTGTAATCTGGGTAAAGTGGAAGACACCAGCAAACAAACTTGTGCATTCAAATGAGATGCTGCTTTGAAGGGTATGATCATATTcaaatatcacattttttttaagtataatgtTTGCTAGATTTTGTATGAAAAAACTGGAAATGCAGTCCTTGTTTGCAGTAAATTGGAAGTATGATCTTGGTGTTGTATTCTAACTTGATTTAAAGAGTGCAGTGGAACTTGAATTTGTCTTtctgtaaagaaaaaataatggtaATTAGTTTTGGAGTTGCAGTTGGAAAGTTAACAATTGTTGAATAAAGAGTCCAGTGCAGTCATTTATATACATAGATTTGCTTGTGTGATTGTGTTGTACTTTGTAAACATCACTTGCTCAAAGTACCAATACCAAGTAGATTGTATTTTACAAGTGTACGGCATTAGTTTCCCActgattcaaattgttctctctttttatgtttttagtgaCCAATGTTATTATCAAGTGTTAACATTGTCATTGTCGTCCTATATAAATGCATAGATTAACCCATTACTTTATGCAGTTCACTTCTGGGCACCTACCTTTAAGTGGGGCATCAGCATTGCCAACATTGCTGATTTCTCAAAACCACCTGAGAAACTTTCCTATCCTCAGCAAATAGGTATGCATGTACATAAACAACCACATTTACTGTTATCTATCATAGACCAGTCTCCCTTCCTCCCCTCCTCCCCCCCCTCTCTCCCCCTGTCTCTGTCTCTGTCTCTCACGCATGCACCCACATAtgctttttcttatatttgatccTTATCTGCATATCTGGGTTCCCTGAAAGGTGTAGACTACACTTAGTATTCAAGTTGCATGCAGTTTTAGGGTATACCATTGTGTATTGGGTTTTGTTTATATCCATACATTGCTGAttacttttttggtttttatgcAGCGGTCACAGCTACTGGAATTATCTGGTCTCGTTACAGCACTGTAATCACCCCAGTAAGTTTGATTTTTTCTAAAGACAGATTTCTTTTAACTGGTCCATTTAGACGTGATTGACATATTTCTTTTAACTAGTTCATTTAGACATGATTATTTATGGACCTCCAAAGAAAGCAAAACTTTGTTATTACCTTCATCACAGTACATGATGTGTACATAATTCTGGTTTGTAGTTGCATAATTCTCTTGTATTGCAAAAGTATGACCTTGTTACAACTATTTTCCATGTTACAGAAAAATTGGAACCTGTTTAGTGTAAACATTGCAATGGCAGGGACAGGCATATACCAACTATCACGCAAATTGCGGTAAgggatatttatttaattttgttttggatgATTTCTACTTGATGACCTTGTGTTCTTGGGTTCTAATCACAATCAGATTCTTCCCTCATGTGAGATTAAGTTTGCATACATCTCACTCATCCTATGCCCCAAAATATTGGGTCCattcatcaaaaaaatcaaattttgatatttttgcaCAAAGTTTAAAGAAGGCAATAGGGAGTGAAGAAAAacaattgcaattttattttaaactctgCAATGTGATAACCTTAGCTATATTTTGGTACTGTTGCAAAAATTGTTGTTGACACTAGAACCTATTCTCCATGATAGATATATTAACTTGTGTTACTTTCCAGGCATGATTATTCCTCAGAGGCGGAGGTGAAGGCCGTCACAAAAGAatgatgttaaattttttaaaatctcgaAAGTTATTGTGTACTTGGATGCAGATGCCCAGGCTGTAATTTCCGTTATATAATTGTATTCTTACTTGGTAGTTCATTTGTACTTTTGCAAGTTTCAAACTGTCAAAAGCATTCTCACTTGTGTGTTTTTTCCATCTGTATTTGATTGGGGTAAAATAAGGGAATCAAGATAAGTGGGCAACTGAATACAACTGGTCCCTAATGGGCGTCTTTGATATTTCTTATTATCATTATAAATCACAGGTCTTAAAGCAATCACACTTGCAGTTCATCTGCCACTTAAAACTGGTTAGCATTCTAATGCACCACGGTATATGTGCTTTTTAGATAGCTTAAATATTGCCTAGATTTCGAATGGCTGAAATTCAATTCCTGTTAAACTTGTAATTTTCtgcttttaattttagtttttttgtaagtatttttaaaaaagaagtgtTGAATTGAtcgttttttgttttgttgctaAATGATAGTGTTAACGTGACGAATGAAGTCGTTAAGTGTCATCATCAAATGATCAGTACCAAAAATTGTCATCAAATGATATTAAATGTCATGTTATTCATGTCACAggctaaaaagtaaaaagtgtCATATTATTAGTACAACACCAGTAAGATTGCAACATTTTATacttaaatttttgtaaatacaaaataaaatattacagagactaaaaataaaataaatttacaggatttaaaaataaaaaattaaaaagtgacaTTTGTTGGGATGGAAAAATATTCAAGGCTTGATTTGGTTGAGAAGAAATGGAGTGATAAGGGACAgaagtttttaaaaatcagTGAATCTAAGTGGGTGATTGGACAAGATTAATAAACATGAATTCAAGTTTCTCTCTCCACGTACGTAGTTTAAAATACACACAGGAGCTATGGAGATTAACTTCTAATTCTCGAGAATCTATTTTGTAGAAACAGAAAACAAACATGCTATCACGCTTCTACACTACTTTAATTCAATTACTTTTTTCTCTAttgactttcttttcttttctttctactcTACCAAATCAATCCTAAGTGTTACCATTACCATTAAACCACCATCTCCATTAAGTATGGTGGATCTGAGCTAATCTTTGAAATAATCTaccaaaaatgaaagatgaaatAAACTCAGACCATACATGATGAGGAAACCATGGTAGTAATTGTAATTCAAAAGGCCAAATGATTTAATTCTAGTCACTAGAAAAGCATCAGAAGCACATTTGCATCAGGAatgctatttattttattttgaaaaagaaaaaaaaaaaacaatttagctCCACACCATTGTAGTTTCAAAGTCCAGAATATCCTATTTCAATAAATATCTGGAAAAAATCTGTCCAATGATTGGGAAAAAGGTACACTATCCGTTCCTCCAATACATATTACATTCAGCCCGGCAAAGaaactcaacaaaaaaaatccatattATAGGCATATTCGTTACAATAATCCAACCTAAAATAACCAGTGGTTGAACATAAAGCCAGGGGAAAATTCCCTCCCATCAACAAGGTATATAGACTGAATCATTTATGTTCTCACTATCTGGAGAATCATGAGACCCCTGTTCATGTTTCAGTACCACTTGAGTTAACTTGCATTACTGGCCATCTCTCGTTTGATTAGTTTTTGAATCAGAATCATGTTCATCATCATGTGATGTCAAGCCCAAACTTAAATCCAAGGTGCTTTCATTCAGATCTTGGCGCACCACCTGATTTTTGTACTGAGACTGAAATATAAAAGACCAAAGTCGctattaacatattaaaaagaaatggGATCAAGCCCTTCACTAGTCACTGCTATGGACTTTAAATTTAGTAACAGACACAACAAATTAGAGAGATGTAAATCACTTATTACATGATTGTAATGCCCAAtccataaatttttaaattgcctAATTTGAAGCATAAAAAGTGtccaaagttaaaaatgaaagatcAGAACCTTCATTGTCTGATTTTAACCTTTGTAGAATAGATTGTGGGCTGCAGTTATTACTTTCTAGACGATACTTtagaaaaatggaagaaaacgtGGAAAAACATGAAGTAAACAAAAGAGACATGAAAAGGTTTACCTGACTTTCTTCCATTGGGACATCATTTATGTCAGGTTTTTCATCCAAAGTCTCATTCTTGCGAGTTGCCTCTGCTGCACCTGAATCAACATCAATTGGTTTAGATTCCTCGTCAACCTTCTCAGTACCCTCATTTTCTGCAGCCTCATTTTTTTGCTCCTCTAGTAGAGCAACCTGCATCATCAGACAACCAAGATTACCACACCTTCCCAAACCTAATTACCAATTTGACAGAATAAACCAGTATTGATTTATTATCATCACAAAAAGCATGAATACAGAATTGATTCATAAATGGTGTAAGTGTACCACAGATGACTTCAAGTACACCAAGGATCAAAAGCTCTGGCTAGTCCAGCATAGTTATTACTGTTGAATATCATCAGTTCTGTGACAATTTTTAACAACTCACAAATACAATACTGTGCATTTGAAAGCAAAATAACTGGTGATTCTTGTTCTGAGGATGTGTTCATACTTCATGGGAAACATGACAAACACCAATGAATGTTGCACATACGATTTCCAACATTAGTGCATCCAATGCAACACTATAGTCTACAGCAATACAACACATAATTATGTCCCTCAAAAGACTATAACATCCATTTGGTTTGACATCAAAATTAGTCCAGAAGTGTCTGTTTACTTGGACCAACAACTTGATGTGACTGGTTTGACACCAACAATTTGTTCCCAAACACATGCATATTCAACTAAAAACCATCTACCGACAAGGAAGTTGAATTAGCCCCTGCCCCAAAACAGAAATACAGAAGTTGAAGAGAGAGATTAGGATCTACGCATGcaacaaaataacaaatgaTTGAAAACCAATTTGGCTGTGTGAAGAGTTCTCACAAATGGACCCCCTTTCCATCTCCACCAAAACAATCCTGGTCTCCAACACTTTGGTtatcattctatttttctttttcttagaaCTTTAGTTCAGATATTTGAGTGATTGAGTAACTTAACTTTCAGCACTAGAGTTGTTCTTTTCATCCATCACATAAATTGCAGACTTGCCATTATCATAAGTTGTTTCTAATCCCAACCTTGGACCAAACTAACCCCCCTTTTTGATAAGTTTTCTCTTtgattaatctttattttatcatcACTCATCAACTCGAGGCTCTAGCTCAAGAGAGAATTACCATACTTCCACACCATCTTGGTGCATTCAAACTACATTGACTTTCATTTCTTAAACAAAGAACTTAGACACTTGGGATGGTAATAGCTAGGTGGGGGATCATCATCTGTGtttcttgttcttgattcaagtTTCTT includes these proteins:
- the LOC100306167 gene encoding Mitochondrial pyruvate carrier 4-like; translation: MAAAKLQALWNHPAGPKTIHFWAPTFKWGISIANIADFSKPPEKLSYPQQIAVTATGIIWSRYSTVITPKNWNLFSVNIAMAGTGIYQLSRKLRHDYSSEAEVKAVTKE
- the LOC100527395 gene encoding uncharacterized protein LOC100527395, translated to MEGVGARLGRSSTRYGPATVFTGPVRKWKKKWIHVSPSSASSNSNANNHASNASHLLLYKWTPLTQSQNTTNNANANGNAKDAPPEPPAEPPRRKFKYVPVALLEEQKNEAAENEGTEKVDEESKPIDVDSGAAEATRKNETLDEKPDINDVPMEESQSQYKNQVVRQDLNESTLDLSLGLTSHDDEHDSDSKTNQTRDGQ